The following are encoded together in the Merismopedia glauca CCAP 1448/3 genome:
- a CDS encoding alpha/beta hydrolase, whose translation MVGLHGWGANGEDLASLASLLDLPNYQFLFPDAPFAHPYSSEGKMWYSFAQTSAEAAQGDRELAASQELLQNWLVSLPETTGVPLERIILMGFSQGGAMALDLGFKLPVAGLVILSGYLHPAPRSSEVDLPPMLIVHGKQDNVVPVTSARLARGTIEAMGAKVNYHEFDMGHEIRSEVLPIIKEFIRQVA comes from the coding sequence GTGGTTGGGTTACATGGCTGGGGTGCTAATGGTGAAGATTTAGCCTCTTTAGCCTCATTGCTAGACTTACCAAATTACCAGTTTTTATTTCCTGATGCTCCTTTTGCTCATCCCTATAGTTCTGAGGGGAAAATGTGGTATTCTTTTGCCCAAACATCAGCAGAAGCAGCACAAGGCGATCGCGAATTAGCTGCCAGTCAGGAATTATTACAAAATTGGTTAGTTAGTCTCCCTGAGACTACAGGAGTTCCCCTAGAACGCATCATCTTAATGGGGTTTTCTCAAGGAGGAGCTATGGCTCTAGATCTAGGATTCAAACTTCCTGTAGCTGGATTGGTGATTCTAAGCGGATATTTACACCCTGCACCTCGAAGTAGTGAAGTAGATCTACCGCCGATGCTGATTGTACATGGTAAGCAAGATAATGTAGTTCCCGTCACCAGCGCTCGTTTAGCCAGAGGTACAATAGAAGCGATGGGTGCTAAGGTGAATTACCATGAGTTTGACATGGGGCATGAAATTCGCTCAGAGGTTTTACCCATAATCAAAGAGTTTATAAGGCAGGTTGCATAA
- a CDS encoding PEP-CTERM sorting domain-containing protein (PEP-CTERM proteins occur, often in large numbers, in the proteomes of bacteria that also encode an exosortase, a predicted intramembrane cysteine proteinase. The presence of a PEP-CTERM domain at a protein's C-terminus predicts cleavage within the sorting domain, followed by covalent anchoring to some some component of the (usually Gram-negative) cell surface. Many PEP-CTERM proteins exhibit an unusual sequence composition that includes large numbers of potential glycosylation sites. Expression of one such protein has been shown restore the ability of a bacterium to form floc, a type of biofilm.) translates to MKGWQHFLGAIALRAAQAITTSLVIAVGISTAAQATTKITFDEVPEGTPIDDLKIKGVNFDYKVFGEDSDGAYTVNFGSYPPSLDGNALLLDNGNSVLTLDFDNAIHTLTFKADWICTLTPECASPSAGDYTVKLFDEALSSWQEFTPYQSFSYFGSPIKRVIFEFNPEKVEEFALDNLTFNKVGNPEPATILGTLALGGLGLAKWKKAKH, encoded by the coding sequence ATGAAAGGTTGGCAGCATTTTTTAGGGGCGATTGCGCTCCGCGCAGCGCAAGCGATCACAACTAGTTTAGTTATTGCAGTCGGTATCAGTACTGCTGCTCAAGCTACTACTAAAATTACCTTTGATGAAGTCCCTGAAGGAACCCCAATAGACGATCTCAAGATTAAAGGGGTAAACTTTGATTACAAGGTCTTTGGTGAAGACTCAGATGGTGCATATACTGTTAATTTTGGTTCCTATCCACCCTCTTTAGATGGAAATGCCTTATTACTAGATAATGGTAATTCTGTCCTCACCCTTGATTTTGATAATGCGATTCATACCTTGACATTCAAGGCTGATTGGATATGTACTTTGACCCCAGAGTGTGCGTCGCCATCAGCAGGAGATTACACCGTTAAGTTGTTTGATGAAGCACTATCTTCCTGGCAGGAATTCACTCCTTATCAGTCTTTTTCCTATTTCGGTAGTCCTATTAAACGAGTCATTTTTGAGTTTAATCCTGAGAAAGTAGAAGAGTTTGCCCTAGACAACCTCACTTTCAACAAAGTAGGTAACCCCGAACCCGCCACCATTTTAGGAACTCTGGCTTTGGGTGGTTTAGGATTAGCTAAGTGGAAGAAAGCTAAACACTAG
- the cobU gene encoding bifunctional adenosylcobinamide kinase/adenosylcobinamide-phosphate guanylyltransferase: MLILITGPAKSGKSEWAEILAAKSSQQVIYIATGTIDTEDTEWQARIDQHQQRRPSDWLTLEIPIELTTTIRYATDRDCLLIDSLGTWVANLLEASDQQWEEIVQDFCISLQETPATAILVAEETGWGVIPAYPSGRAFRDRLGSLVRQVGAIANDIYLVTAGRAINLNQISTSLE; encoded by the coding sequence ATGTTGATTTTAATTACTGGACCTGCTAAATCTGGTAAAAGTGAGTGGGCAGAGATTCTGGCGGCTAAATCGTCTCAACAAGTCATTTACATAGCTACTGGCACAATAGACACAGAAGACACTGAATGGCAAGCTCGGATTGACCAACATCAGCAACGCCGTCCCTCTGATTGGTTGACTTTAGAGATACCGATAGAACTAACAACTACTATTCGTTATGCTACCGATCGAGATTGTCTATTGATCGATTCTTTGGGTACTTGGGTTGCTAATTTGCTAGAAGCATCAGACCAACAATGGGAAGAGATTGTCCAAGATTTTTGCATTAGTTTGCAGGAAACACCAGCCACAGCTATCTTAGTAGCTGAAGAAACTGGTTGGGGAGTCATACCTGCATATCCTAGCGGTAGGGCGTTTCGCGATCGCTTGGGTAGTTTAGTTCGTCAAGTAGGAGCTATCGCCAACGATATTTATTTGGTTACCGCAGGTCGCGCAATTAATCTTAATCAAATCAGTACCTCTCTGGAATAG
- a CDS encoding Crp/Fnr family transcriptional regulator: MTLASSITQELSSQIAKEGRRLHFYRKSEEIPIIPQGIWQVYQGMVQVSTLCTNGEEVILGWVGDSNYFGQSWFPSFNLNQQLASPKLNLYISYRGLSDVYLKWYNISEIETNPTLAPAILPQLGKRLQQTEKLLAMGGHKRVEDRLYQLLLLLKQEMGQTISQGTRLSYRLTHQHLANTIGTTRVTVTRLLGKLQKQGCIEIDARRHIILKDDSFDSKHF; the protein is encoded by the coding sequence ATGACCCTAGCTTCATCAATTACCCAAGAACTTAGTTCCCAGATAGCTAAGGAAGGGCGGCGGTTACATTTTTACCGGAAATCAGAAGAAATACCTATCATTCCTCAAGGAATTTGGCAAGTTTATCAAGGAATGGTACAAGTTTCTACTCTTTGTACCAATGGAGAGGAGGTAATACTAGGTTGGGTAGGAGATTCTAACTATTTTGGTCAGTCTTGGTTCCCTAGCTTTAATCTTAACCAGCAATTGGCATCCCCAAAACTCAATTTGTATATTAGTTATCGAGGTTTATCAGATGTGTACTTGAAATGGTACAACATCAGTGAGATCGAAACTAACCCAACTTTAGCGCCAGCAATCCTACCTCAATTGGGAAAACGCCTGCAACAAACAGAAAAGCTGTTAGCAATGGGAGGACATAAACGTGTAGAAGACAGACTATATCAGTTACTCCTACTACTAAAACAAGAAATGGGTCAAACTATCTCCCAAGGAACTAGATTAAGTTATCGACTAACCCATCAACATCTGGCGAATACTATTGGTACAACTAGAGTTACAGTAACACGCCTACTAGGTAAGCTTCAAAAACAGGGATGTATCGAAATTGATGCTCGACGACATATCATTTTGAAAGATGATAGCTTTGATAGCAAACATTTTTGA
- a CDS encoding carboxypeptidase M32, translating to MLSAETSTSQLQELKNRLLEINNLTSAASLLHWDQATYMPPGGAAARGRQIATLQEIAHQKFTSPQIGELLAQLSSEQPDNHVDSSLIRVTKKDYDRAIQIPAELMARIYQHQAESYVVWGKARPENDFKAVEPYLQKNLALSQELASLFPNQEHIADPLIAEADYGMKATTVRSLFAELRQQLVPMVEAIASQPIPDVNCLHQHFPENQQLDFTLQVIKQIGYDFQKGRQDKTLHPFMTKFSLGDVRITTRVRGNDLSEALFSTIHETGHALYEQGINPEFEGTPLAHGTSAGVHESQSRLWENLVGRSHNFWEYFYPQLQEVFPEQLGNIALETFYQAINKVERSLIRTDADEVTYNLHVMIRFELELQMLEGKLAIQDLPEAWNTAYQNDLGVTPQNDSEGVLQDVHWFVGSIGGMFQGYTLGNIMSAQFYQAALKAHPEISQHIQQGQFSTLHNWLKTNIYQYGSQYTAAEVVERATGSPLTIEPFINYLRSKYALLYPSAF from the coding sequence ATGCTAAGTGCTGAAACATCTACGTCTCAACTCCAAGAATTGAAAAATCGCCTCCTCGAAATCAATAATCTGACATCAGCCGCTTCATTGCTGCATTGGGATCAAGCCACCTATATGCCACCTGGGGGTGCAGCAGCTAGAGGTAGACAAATCGCGACATTGCAAGAAATTGCCCATCAGAAGTTTACCAGTCCCCAAATAGGGGAACTATTAGCCCAATTAAGCTCAGAGCAACCAGATAATCATGTAGATAGTAGCTTAATTCGAGTCACCAAAAAAGATTACGATCGCGCCATCCAAATCCCAGCCGAATTGATGGCGAGAATCTATCAGCATCAAGCTGAGTCATATGTAGTCTGGGGTAAAGCCCGTCCAGAGAATGATTTCAAAGCTGTAGAGCCTTATTTACAAAAAAATCTTGCCCTGAGTCAAGAATTAGCTAGCTTATTCCCGAATCAAGAACATATAGCCGATCCATTGATTGCCGAAGCTGACTATGGAATGAAAGCTACAACAGTGCGATCGCTATTTGCTGAATTGCGCCAACAACTAGTTCCAATGGTAGAGGCTATAGCCTCCCAACCAATCCCAGATGTCAATTGCTTACACCAACACTTCCCCGAAAACCAGCAACTCGACTTTACCTTGCAAGTTATCAAACAAATTGGCTATGACTTCCAAAAAGGCAGACAAGACAAAACCCTACACCCCTTCATGACCAAATTTTCCCTAGGAGACGTGAGAATCACGACCAGAGTGCGGGGAAATGACCTATCAGAAGCCTTGTTTAGCACAATTCACGAAACCGGACACGCCCTTTACGAACAGGGGATTAATCCCGAATTTGAAGGAACTCCCTTAGCTCATGGAACCTCTGCTGGAGTCCATGAAAGTCAATCTCGCCTCTGGGAAAACTTAGTAGGACGCAGCCACAACTTTTGGGAATATTTCTATCCACAATTACAAGAAGTTTTTCCCGAACAATTAGGAAATATAGCCTTAGAAACCTTCTACCAAGCGATTAATAAAGTAGAGCGATCGCTCATCCGCACCGACGCAGACGAAGTAACTTACAATCTCCACGTCATGATTCGGTTTGAGTTAGAACTGCAAATGCTTGAAGGTAAACTAGCCATACAAGATCTACCAGAAGCCTGGAATACAGCGTATCAAAACGACTTGGGCGTAACTCCCCAAAACGACAGTGAAGGAGTCTTACAAGACGTTCATTGGTTTGTTGGCTCCATCGGTGGAATGTTCCAGGGCTATACTTTAGGCAACATCATGAGCGCTCAGTTCTACCAAGCTGCGCTCAAAGCTCATCCAGAAATTTCCCAACACATTCAACAAGGACAGTTTTCCACTCTCCACAATTGGCTCAAAACCAATATTTACCAATATGGTTCTCAATATACCGCAGCCGAAGTTGTGGAACGAGCTACAGGCAGCCCTTTAACCATAGAACCATTTATCAACTACCTACGCTCTAAATACGCACTTTTGTACCCATCTGCATTTTAA
- a CDS encoding DUF1350 family protein, whose protein sequence is MWQEINGNWVLIPRRRIGVIHFLGGAFVGTAPHLTYRLLLENVSLQGYVVIATPFINTFDHIEIARSVYNSFETTLEQLQTTGTISRSSLPIYGIGHSMGCKLHLLIGSLYPVERAGNILISFNNFAARDAVPLVEQFSGAVSLEFSPSPQDTIKMVDRKYQVRRNLLIRFTNDNLDQSLALTELLQKRFPGMAVAQTLKGSHLTPIGQDLNWQVRDIFTPLDAIAQWMKQEVQRDLNQLQKEIIRWLNPVASF, encoded by the coding sequence ATGTGGCAAGAAATTAACGGCAATTGGGTGTTAATACCTCGTCGTCGGATTGGGGTGATTCATTTTTTGGGTGGGGCATTTGTAGGTACAGCACCTCATCTGACATATCGTCTTCTGTTAGAAAATGTCAGCTTGCAAGGATATGTAGTGATAGCCACCCCCTTTATCAATACATTTGACCATATAGAGATAGCTAGAAGCGTCTACAACAGCTTTGAAACCACTTTAGAGCAACTTCAGACCACAGGCACAATTAGCCGTAGTTCTTTGCCTATTTATGGCATAGGGCATAGTATGGGATGTAAGCTACATTTGCTGATTGGTAGTCTTTATCCGGTAGAAAGAGCTGGTAATATTCTGATTTCTTTTAACAACTTTGCGGCGCGGGATGCTGTACCTTTAGTCGAACAGTTTTCTGGGGCTGTTTCCCTAGAGTTTAGCCCTTCTCCTCAAGATACTATCAAAATGGTCGATCGCAAGTATCAAGTTAGGCGCAATCTCCTCATTAGATTCACTAACGACAATCTAGATCAATCCCTAGCTTTGACAGAATTACTCCAAAAACGCTTCCCTGGAATGGCGGTGGCGCAAACCCTCAAAGGCAGCCATTTGACTCCCATAGGGCAAGATTTAAACTGGCAGGTGAGAGATATTTTTACCCCTCTAGATGCTATAGCTCAATGGATGAAACAAGAGGTACAGCGAGATCTCAATCAGTTACAAAAAGAAATTATTCGTTGGTTAAATCCTGTAGCTAGTTTTTAG